Proteins from one Mercurialis annua linkage group LG7, ddMerAnnu1.2, whole genome shotgun sequence genomic window:
- the LOC126655569 gene encoding uncharacterized protein LOC126655569, which produces MQALYLIREFEMMKMKGSESIKSYIEKLLGIVNKVRLLGKNLLDERIIQKILVTLPEKYESKISSLEETKDLSTIFLSELVKALQVQEERRILRNQEIEHTTEGALMAKTSWKKGKSQYVHCKKKGHEEKDCWHKGKPPYFNCKRFGHLE; this is translated from the coding sequence ATGCAAGCACTCTATCTAATTAGAGAGTTTGAAATGATGAAGATGAAGGGGTCAGAAAGCATAAAAAGTTACATCGAAAAATTACTCGGCATTGTGAACAAGGTAAGGTTGCTCGGTAAGAATCTTCTCGATGAACGTATTATTCAAAAAATTCTTGTAACTTTACCTGAAAAGTATGAGTCTAAGATTTCTTCATTGgaagaaacaaaagatttaTCAACCATATTTTTGTCTGAATTAGTAAAGGCATTACAAGTTCAAGAGGAAAGAAGAATCTTGAGAAATCAAGAAATTGAACACACAACTGAAGGAGCATTAATGGCCAAAACATCATGGAAGAAAGGAAAATCCCAGTATGTCCATTGCAAAAAAAAGGGTCATGAAGAAAAAGATTGTTGGCACAAAGGCAAGCCTCCATATTTTAACTGTAAGAGATTTGGACATCTAGAATAA